The proteins below come from a single Natrinema sp. SYSU A 869 genomic window:
- a CDS encoding 30S ribosomal protein S19 — MSQEYRTGREGEFTYRGHTLEELQALELDEVVELLPARQRRSIQRGLSVEKEKLLEEAREKGEEETANDPIRTHLRDMPILPEFVGMTFEVYNGQAFERVRVEPEMIGHYLGEFQLTRTSVEHGQAGIGATRSSKFVPLK; from the coding sequence ATGAGTCAGGAGTACCGAACCGGCCGTGAAGGTGAATTCACCTACCGCGGCCACACGCTCGAGGAGCTGCAGGCACTAGAGCTCGACGAGGTCGTGGAACTGCTCCCCGCACGTCAGCGGCGAAGTATCCAGCGCGGTCTCTCCGTCGAGAAGGAGAAGCTTCTCGAGGAGGCCCGCGAGAAGGGCGAAGAGGAGACGGCGAACGATCCGATTCGAACCCACCTGCGGGATATGCCGATCCTGCCGGAGTTCGTTGGCATGACCTTCGAGGTCTACAACGGACAGGCGTTCGAGCGCGTTCGCGTTGAGCCCGAAATGATCGGCCACTATCTCGGCGAGTTCCAGCTGACACGGACCTCCGTCGAGCACGGACAGGCCGGTATCGGCGCGACCCGATCGTCGAAGTTCGTCCCACTGAAGTGA
- a CDS encoding 50S ribosomal protein L22 — MGINYSVDADPDATAKAMLRERHMSNKHSKEVARELKGRTVAEAQAYLQDVIDENQSVPFKSHNAGAGHRSDIDGWDAGKYPEKVSKEFLDLLENVEANADHQGFDGQSMEIAHVAAHKVGESVGRKPRAMGRASSWNTPQVDVEIIVEEVDEDEAGDS; from the coding sequence ATGGGAATCAACTACTCAGTCGACGCGGATCCCGACGCCACGGCGAAAGCCATGCTTCGGGAGCGTCATATGAGCAACAAGCACAGCAAGGAGGTCGCACGCGAACTCAAGGGCCGAACCGTTGCGGAGGCCCAGGCGTACCTGCAGGACGTCATCGACGAGAACCAGTCGGTGCCCTTTAAGTCCCACAACGCCGGTGCCGGACACCGTTCCGACATCGACGGCTGGGACGCCGGCAAGTACCCGGAGAAGGTCTCCAAGGAGTTCCTCGATCTGCTCGAGAACGTTGAAGCCAACGCAGATCATCAGGGCTTCGACGGCCAATCCATGGAGATCGCCCACGTCGCCGCCCACAAGGTCGGCGAGTCCGTGGGCCGCAAGCCGCGCGCGATGGGGCGTGCGTCCTCTTGGAACACGCCGCAGGTCGACGTCGAGATTATCGTCGAAGAAGTCGACGAGGACGAAGCAGGTGATAGCTAA
- a CDS encoding 30S ribosomal protein S3, producing MADEHQFIENGLQRSQIDEFFQEELGRAGYGGMDVAKTPMGTQIVLKAEKPGMVIGKGGENIRKVTTALEDRFNLEDPQIDVQEVEEPDLNARIVADRLANALERGWYFRKAGHTTIDRIMEAGALGAEIVLSGKVTGARSRVEKFNRGYIKHNGEPAETVVDHGQGVAVMKLGTIGVDVKIIPPGAELPDDFEVSEDMDPEEVVPDAVEVNEEGGVEELLEGEPEEAEAAEADADAAAEEAAESDAEADLDEDVVEEVIEEEVEADADEEFEDVEVPDGDEDVEEELEELEEDVEAEAEELVEEMEDEDADTEADEADADEGGDA from the coding sequence ATGGCTGACGAACACCAATTCATCGAAAACGGCCTTCAGCGGTCCCAGATCGACGAGTTCTTCCAGGAAGAACTCGGCCGTGCAGGCTACGGTGGTATGGACGTCGCCAAGACGCCGATGGGAACCCAAATCGTCCTCAAGGCCGAAAAGCCCGGGATGGTCATCGGCAAAGGCGGCGAGAACATTCGGAAGGTCACGACGGCCCTCGAGGACCGATTCAACCTCGAGGACCCCCAGATCGACGTCCAAGAGGTCGAAGAACCCGACCTCAACGCACGGATCGTCGCGGACCGACTGGCCAACGCACTCGAGCGTGGCTGGTACTTCCGGAAGGCCGGTCACACGACGATCGACCGGATCATGGAAGCCGGCGCGCTCGGCGCGGAGATCGTCCTTTCAGGGAAGGTCACCGGCGCACGATCGCGCGTTGAGAAGTTCAACCGCGGCTACATCAAGCACAACGGCGAGCCCGCCGAGACGGTCGTCGACCACGGCCAGGGCGTCGCGGTCATGAAACTCGGCACCATCGGTGTCGACGTCAAGATCATCCCGCCGGGTGCCGAGCTGCCCGACGACTTCGAAGTCAGCGAAGACATGGATCCGGAAGAGGTCGTTCCGGACGCCGTCGAAGTCAACGAGGAAGGCGGCGTCGAGGAGCTCCTCGAGGGCGAACCCGAGGAGGCCGAGGCCGCCGAAGCGGATGCCGACGCTGCGGCTGAGGAAGCCGCCGAATCCGACGCCGAGGCCGACCTCGACGAGGACGTCGTCGAGGAGGTCATCGAAGAAGAGGTCGAGGCTGACGCCGACGAGGAGTTCGAGGACGTTGAGGTCCCCGACGGCGACGAAGACGTCGAGGAAGAGCTCGAAGAGCTCGAGGAAGACGTCGAAGCGGAAGCCGAGGAACTCGTCGAGGAGATGGAAGACGAGGACGCGGACACCGAAGCGGACGAAGCAGACGCAGACGAGGGAGGTGACGCCTGA
- the rpmC gene encoding 50S ribosomal protein L29 yields MAIIHVEEIRDMTPPERQEELEELETELLNAKSVLAAGGAPENPGRIGELGRTIARIKTIQREEGDLDDEVEADAE; encoded by the coding sequence ATGGCGATCATCCACGTCGAAGAGATCCGCGACATGACGCCTCCTGAACGGCAGGAGGAACTCGAGGAGCTCGAGACCGAGCTGCTGAACGCGAAGTCCGTCCTCGCGGCCGGTGGGGCCCCGGAGAATCCGGGCCGTATCGGCGAACTGGGTCGCACCATCGCGCGGATCAAGACGATCCAGCGCGAGGAAGGCGACCTGGATGACGAAGTCGAAGCGGACGCCGAATAA
- a CDS encoding ribonuclease P protein component 1: MALTPETLPRHELNGLPVRVVESDDSSRVGLEGRVVIETTKTLSIEVRTDGESRVVMVPKSGSTFEFAITDDAADLAKGSGTASKLADTQPNSTDESDESDRAGGDAASCRSDGLSRDHRDAAGEDVAYVTVDGSRLLSRPARRTETSGDSPWQ; this comes from the coding sequence ATGGCACTGACACCCGAGACGCTGCCGCGACACGAACTCAACGGACTCCCCGTCCGAGTCGTCGAGAGCGACGACTCCTCGCGAGTGGGTCTGGAGGGTCGCGTCGTCATCGAGACGACGAAGACCCTGTCGATAGAAGTCCGGACTGACGGCGAGTCTCGGGTCGTGATGGTGCCGAAATCGGGCTCGACGTTCGAGTTCGCGATTACAGATGACGCCGCCGACCTCGCGAAGGGGTCGGGGACTGCGTCCAAACTGGCCGACACTCAACCCAACTCGACCGATGAATCGGACGAGTCGGACCGAGCTGGCGGCGATGCCGCCAGCTGTCGTAGCGATGGTCTCTCACGGGACCACCGCGACGCTGCCGGCGAGGATGTAGCCTACGTTACGGTCGATGGATCGCGGCTGCTCTCACGACCCGCCCGACGCACGGAAACGAGTGGTGACTCACCATGGCAATAG
- a CDS encoding 30S ribosomal protein S17 — protein MAIGLDVETPPEPENPEEYDYEKCPFYGELSVRGQILEGTVVSTDMDKTVVVEREYDVAVPKYDRHMKRRSRIPAHVPGVLEPLSVGDTVKIAETRPLSKTKSHVVVEVTEEATAEDLAELTSQAEPEPELSDEDLAAAADEGDQ, from the coding sequence ATGGCAATAGGACTAGACGTTGAAACCCCTCCGGAACCAGAGAACCCGGAGGAATACGACTACGAGAAGTGTCCGTTCTACGGCGAGCTCTCCGTTCGAGGTCAGATCCTCGAGGGGACAGTCGTCTCGACGGACATGGACAAGACCGTAGTCGTCGAGCGAGAGTACGATGTGGCGGTCCCGAAGTACGACCGACACATGAAACGACGCTCGCGCATCCCGGCACACGTACCGGGCGTGCTCGAGCCGCTCTCGGTCGGTGACACGGTCAAGATCGCAGAGACCCGACCACTGTCGAAGACGAAATCGCACGTGGTCGTCGAAGTAACCGAAGAAGCGACTGCCGAGGACCTCGCAGAGCTCACGAGTCAGGCCGAGCCTGAGCCGGAGCTCTCCGATGAGGACCTCGCCGCGGCCGCAGACGAGGGTGATCAGTGA
- a CDS encoding 50S ribosomal protein L14, with protein MEAMKADVTQGLKKGSLVTCADNTGARELKVISVAGYHGTKNRQPKAGIGDKVTVSVTKGTPEMRRQVLEAVVVRQRKAIRRPDGTRLKFEDNAAVIIDENEEPRGTEIKGPIAREVAERFGAIASTATMIV; from the coding sequence ATGGAGGCAATGAAAGCCGACGTCACGCAGGGCCTGAAGAAGGGATCCCTGGTCACGTGTGCCGACAACACCGGCGCACGTGAGCTGAAGGTCATCAGCGTCGCGGGCTACCACGGCACCAAGAACCGCCAGCCGAAGGCGGGGATCGGTGACAAGGTGACCGTCTCGGTCACCAAAGGTACCCCGGAGATGCGCCGACAGGTCCTCGAGGCCGTCGTCGTCCGCCAGCGGAAAGCGATCCGCCGGCCTGACGGCACGCGGCTCAAGTTCGAGGACAACGCGGCGGTCATCATCGACGAAAACGAAGAGCCCCGCGGCACGGAGATCAAGGGGCCGATCGCCCGCGAAGTCGCAGAGCGCTTCGGAGCAATCGCCAGTACGGCGACGATGATCGTATAG
- the rplX gene encoding 50S ribosomal protein L24 translates to MTEQPHKQRTQTRNAPLHERQKQLHATLSDELREEYDTRRTRVNTGDTVEVMRGDHAGDDGEVIRAILEDGTIHVEDVTVETADGEEVPRPLEPSNVRITELDLEDERREARLEGDSE, encoded by the coding sequence ATGACTGAACAACCACATAAACAGCGAACGCAGACAAGAAACGCGCCGCTGCACGAGCGACAGAAGCAGCTGCACGCGACGCTGTCCGACGAGCTCCGCGAGGAGTACGACACCCGTCGAACCCGTGTTAACACGGGCGACACGGTCGAGGTCATGCGCGGCGACCACGCCGGCGACGACGGCGAGGTCATCCGCGCGATCCTCGAGGATGGGACCATCCACGTCGAGGACGTGACCGTTGAGACGGCCGATGGCGAGGAAGTGCCGCGGCCGCTCGAACCCTCGAACGTCCGAATCACGGAGCTTGACCTCGAGGACGAGCGTCGCGAGGCGCGTCTCGAAGGTGATAGCGAATGA
- a CDS encoding 30S ribosomal protein S4e, which translates to MTKHQKRLSVPKSWPVERKTETFTVKADAGPHGEDGVPLVVLLRDVLGYVDSRKEARYALSEDSILINGDAINDEQRPIGMFDIVAFPGRGEYYRVFPDEGGRLALTEIDEESAQSRLGKIVNKQQVSGGDTQLTLHDGTNVIVDDEYDPKDSIVIDNDDKSVVAHFPHEEGALVTAIRGNHGGKVGEIDAIDITPGSGSNSVGVSTDDGGFETVEEYVVVIDENFTGGADDE; encoded by the coding sequence ATGACGAAACACCAGAAACGACTTTCGGTACCGAAGTCCTGGCCGGTCGAGCGAAAGACCGAGACCTTCACGGTCAAGGCCGACGCCGGTCCCCACGGCGAAGACGGCGTGCCACTCGTCGTCCTCCTGCGGGACGTGCTCGGCTACGTGGACTCGCGCAAGGAAGCGCGATATGCCCTCTCTGAGGATTCGATCCTCATCAACGGGGACGCAATTAACGACGAACAGCGCCCGATCGGTATGTTCGACATCGTTGCCTTCCCGGGTCGCGGGGAGTACTACCGCGTCTTCCCCGACGAGGGCGGTCGACTCGCACTGACCGAGATCGACGAGGAATCGGCCCAGAGCCGCCTCGGTAAGATCGTGAACAAACAGCAAGTCTCGGGTGGCGACACCCAGCTGACGCTGCACGACGGCACGAACGTCATCGTCGACGACGAGTACGATCCAAAGGATTCGATCGTCATCGACAACGACGACAAGTCCGTTGTCGCGCACTTCCCCCACGAGGAAGGCGCACTCGTGACGGCCATCCGTGGCAACCACGGCGGCAAGGTCGGCGAGATCGACGCGATCGACATCACGCCGGGCAGCGGTTCGAACAGCGTCGGCGTCTCGACGGACGACGGCGGCTTCGAAACTGTCGAAGAGTACGTCGTCGTCATCGACGAGAACTTCACTGGAGGTGCGGACGATGAGTGA
- a CDS encoding 50S ribosomal protein L5 produces the protein MSEAESGDFHEMREPRVEKVVVHMGVGQGGRELGKAEDIIEAVTGQESVRTQAKRTEPDFGIRQGDPIGAKVTLRDDDAYEFLEKALPLTEISAAQFDNTGNFSFGVAEHTDFPSQEYDPSIGIFGLDVTVNLVRPGYRIAKRDKATRSIPSKHRLTPEDAIGFLEANFDVNVEGADDE, from the coding sequence ATGAGTGAAGCCGAATCCGGCGACTTCCACGAAATGCGCGAACCGCGCGTCGAGAAAGTCGTCGTCCACATGGGCGTCGGCCAAGGTGGTCGCGAACTCGGCAAAGCCGAGGACATCATCGAAGCGGTCACGGGTCAGGAGAGTGTCCGGACTCAGGCCAAGCGAACCGAACCCGACTTCGGGATCCGTCAGGGCGATCCGATCGGCGCGAAGGTCACCCTTCGCGACGACGACGCCTACGAATTCCTTGAAAAGGCGCTGCCGCTGACGGAGATCTCCGCGGCGCAGTTCGACAACACGGGGAACTTCAGCTTCGGTGTCGCGGAACACACCGACTTCCCGAGCCAGGAATACGACCCGAGCATCGGGATCTTCGGGCTGGACGTCACCGTCAACCTAGTGCGTCCGGGCTACCGTATCGCCAAGCGCGACAAGGCCACCCGGTCGATCCCGTCGAAGCACCGACTGACTCCCGAGGACGCAATCGGCTTCCTCGAGGCGAACTTCGACGTGAACGTAGAGGGTGCAGACGATGAGTGA
- a CDS encoding 30S ribosomal protein S14 produces the protein MSESETEENDHTGEHAAKRTGQIESCQRCGREQGLVGKYDINLCRQCFREIARDMGFRKYR, from the coding sequence ATGAGTGAAAGCGAAACAGAAGAAAACGACCACACGGGCGAGCACGCGGCGAAGCGAACGGGACAGATCGAGTCCTGTCAGCGCTGTGGCCGCGAGCAGGGGCTTGTCGGAAAATACGACATCAACCTCTGCCGACAGTGCTTCCGCGAGATCGCCCGCGACATGGGATTCAGGAAGTACCGATAA
- a CDS encoding 30S ribosomal protein S8 has protein sequence MTGNDPLSNALSGLDNAESVGHLTHEVTPASNEIGSVLEVFYDRGYIDGFEYVDDGKAGQFEIELKGAINECGPIKPRYAVGAEDFEKWEKRYLPARDFGALVVTTSSGIMSHYEAREQGIGGQVIAYVY, from the coding sequence ATGACCGGAAACGATCCACTCAGCAACGCGCTCTCGGGACTCGATAACGCCGAGAGTGTGGGTCATCTTACCCACGAGGTAACGCCCGCCTCGAACGAAATCGGCAGCGTACTCGAGGTCTTCTACGACCGCGGGTACATCGACGGCTTCGAGTACGTCGATGACGGCAAAGCCGGTCAGTTCGAGATCGAATTGAAAGGAGCGATCAACGAGTGCGGCCCCATCAAGCCCCGCTACGCCGTTGGCGCTGAAGACTTCGAGAAATGGGAGAAGCGCTATCTCCCCGCTCGAGACTTCGGAGCCCTCGTCGTCACGACGAGCAGTGGCATCATGAGCCACTACGAGGCGCGCGAGCAGGGTATTGGGGGCCAGGTGATCGCATACGTCTACTAA
- a CDS encoding 50S ribosomal protein L6 — protein MRVELQIPENVTVEVDRFDVTVEGPDGAVTRRLWYPNVTVESDDDQVVIESGAEDAKTNSTVGTFESHIRNAVHGVTEGWEYEMEVFYSHFPMQVRVEGDEVVIENFLGEKAPRRTTIHGETDVTVDDEQLVLSGPSKEDVGQTAADIEQLTKVSGKDTRVFQDGVYITNKPAKGGA, from the coding sequence ATGCGAGTCGAACTGCAAATCCCCGAGAACGTAACCGTCGAGGTCGATCGCTTCGACGTCACCGTTGAGGGCCCGGACGGCGCTGTTACGCGCCGCCTCTGGTACCCCAACGTGACCGTCGAATCCGACGACGATCAGGTGGTAATCGAGAGTGGTGCCGAGGACGCGAAGACGAATTCGACCGTCGGCACCTTCGAGAGCCACATCCGCAACGCCGTCCACGGCGTGACCGAGGGCTGGGAGTACGAGATGGAAGTCTTCTACTCTCACTTCCCGATGCAGGTCCGCGTGGAAGGCGACGAGGTCGTCATCGAGAACTTCCTCGGCGAAAAGGCACCGCGACGAACAACTATCCACGGTGAGACCGACGTGACCGTCGACGACGAGCAGCTCGTCCTGTCCGGACCCAGCAAGGAGGATGTCGGGCAGACGGCGGCAGACATCGAGCAGCTGACGAAGGTCAGCGGCAAGGACACCCGCGTCTTCCAGGACGGGGTCTACATCACCAACAAACCCGCCAAAGGAGGTGCCTGA
- a CDS encoding 50S ribosomal protein L32e, which translates to MADDQSNDEPQELEDISGVGASKADALRDAGFESIQDIKEADQDDLAEADGVGNALAARIKADVGDLEVTEETEAEIEDESVEEEAEPDEDVETELQPRGLTEKTPDLSETEERLLNRRQSEGKPQFKRQDYHKKKRTPESWRRPRGQLSKQRRGVKGKGPKVEAGYRTPTEVRGKHPSGFEEVYVENTDDLEGVDGDQEAVRIASAVGARKRERIEELAEEQGVRVLNPTYEEVEVESND; encoded by the coding sequence ATGGCAGACGACCAATCGAACGACGAACCCCAGGAGCTCGAGGACATCAGCGGCGTCGGTGCGAGCAAAGCGGACGCACTGCGCGATGCTGGCTTCGAGTCCATCCAGGACATCAAAGAGGCAGATCAGGACGACCTCGCCGAAGCCGACGGCGTCGGGAACGCACTCGCCGCCCGTATCAAGGCCGATGTCGGTGACCTCGAGGTCACCGAAGAGACCGAGGCCGAGATCGAAGACGAAAGCGTCGAGGAGGAAGCGGAACCCGACGAAGACGTCGAGACGGAACTGCAGCCCCGCGGGCTGACCGAGAAGACGCCCGACCTCTCTGAGACGGAGGAGCGACTCCTCAACCGCCGGCAGAGTGAGGGGAAACCGCAGTTCAAGCGGCAGGACTACCACAAGAAAAAGCGGACGCCGGAATCCTGGCGTCGACCTCGCGGTCAGCTGTCCAAGCAGCGCCGCGGTGTCAAAGGCAAGGGCCCGAAAGTCGAGGCCGGCTACCGCACGCCGACGGAAGTCCGTGGCAAACACCCCAGCGGCTTCGAGGAAGTCTACGTCGAGAACACGGACGATCTCGAGGGCGTCGACGGTGACCAAGAGGCGGTTCGGATCGCATCCGCTGTCGGTGCGCGAAAGCGCGAGCGGATCGAGGAACTCGCCGAAGAGCAGGGCGTTCGCGTCCTGAACCCGACTTACGAGGAAGTCGAGGTGGAATCAAATGACTGA
- a CDS encoding 50S ribosomal protein L19e, protein MTDLSAQKRLAADVLDVGKNRVWFDPDAQGDIAEAITRDEIRELVDDGRIQADDASGNSRGRARERNAKRSYGHQNGQGKRRGKKGARQDEKDEWQNKIRAQRRKLRDLRDKGELTPTQYRELYKKAGGGEFRSVRYLMNYIDENYGDQ, encoded by the coding sequence ATGACTGATCTCTCAGCACAGAAGCGACTCGCCGCTGACGTCCTCGACGTCGGCAAAAATCGCGTCTGGTTCGATCCGGACGCGCAGGGCGACATCGCCGAAGCGATCACGCGCGACGAGATCCGCGAGCTCGTCGACGACGGGCGCATTCAGGCAGATGATGCCTCGGGCAACTCCCGTGGCCGCGCCCGCGAGCGCAATGCAAAACGTTCCTACGGCCACCAGAACGGCCAGGGCAAGCGCCGCGGCAAGAAGGGCGCACGCCAGGACGAGAAGGACGAATGGCAGAACAAGATTCGCGCACAGCGCCGGAAGCTACGTGACCTCCGCGACAAGGGCGAGTTGACGCCCACGCAGTACCGCGAGCTCTACAAGAAGGCTGGCGGTGGAGAGTTCCGTAGCGTCCGATACCTGATGAACTATATCGACGAAAACTACGGTGACCAATAA
- a CDS encoding 50S ribosomal protein L18, with the protein MATGPRYKVPMRRRREVRTDYHQRLRLLKSGKPRLVARKSNKHTTAQLITPGPQGDETLASAHSSDLAEYGWDAPTSNISAAYLTGLLAGQRAIEAGLEEAVLDIGLNTATPGNKVFAIQEGAIDAGLEIPHNDSVLADWSRTRGEHIAEYAEQLDEPLYSGEFDATDLPEHFDDVREAILE; encoded by the coding sequence ATGGCGACAGGACCACGATACAAAGTGCCGATGCGGCGTCGCCGTGAGGTCCGGACGGACTACCACCAGAGGTTGCGCCTGCTGAAATCGGGGAAGCCCCGCCTGGTTGCTCGCAAGAGCAACAAGCATACTACGGCGCAGCTGATCACTCCCGGACCTCAGGGAGACGAGACGCTTGCGAGTGCACACTCGAGCGATCTGGCGGAGTACGGCTGGGACGCACCCACGAGCAACATTTCCGCGGCGTATCTGACCGGCCTGCTGGCCGGCCAACGGGCCATCGAAGCCGGTCTCGAGGAAGCGGTCCTCGACATCGGCCTCAACACGGCCACGCCCGGCAACAAGGTGTTCGCAATACAGGAGGGCGCGATCGACGCCGGCCTCGAGATCCCGCACAATGACAGCGTGCTTGCGGACTGGTCGCGTACGCGCGGCGAGCATATCGCCGAGTACGCCGAGCAGCTCGACGAGCCGCTGTACAGCGGCGAGTTCGACGCGACTGATCTCCCCGAACACTTCGACGACGTACGAGAGGCGATTCTCGAATGA
- a CDS encoding 30S ribosomal protein S5 — translation MSGNNYNDGGWQPVTRLGRKVQEGEIETMEAALNSGLPLKEPELVDQLLPGMEDEVLDINMVQRMTDSGRRVKFRCVVAVGDRDGFIGYAEGRDDQVGSAIQKAIGIAKLNMIQVPRGSGSWEDRSDRPHSMTRRTTGKAGSVEVEVIPAPEGLGLAASDTVRHVLELAGIENAWTKSHGNTRTTVNLAKATYNALENASQSRHPQRRSNRNRDEAEVADQ, via the coding sequence ATGAGTGGAAACAACTACAACGACGGCGGTTGGCAGCCAGTCACCCGTCTCGGCAGAAAGGTCCAGGAGGGCGAAATCGAGACGATGGAAGCCGCCCTCAACTCTGGCCTCCCGCTGAAGGAACCCGAACTCGTCGACCAGCTCCTGCCCGGAATGGAAGACGAAGTGCTGGACATCAATATGGTCCAGCGGATGACCGACTCCGGACGACGCGTGAAGTTCCGCTGCGTCGTCGCTGTCGGCGACCGCGATGGGTTCATCGGCTACGCCGAAGGCCGAGACGATCAGGTCGGCTCTGCCATCCAGAAGGCGATCGGTATCGCGAAACTGAACATGATCCAGGTCCCGCGCGGTTCGGGTTCCTGGGAGGACCGCTCGGACCGGCCACACTCGATGACCCGACGGACGACCGGCAAAGCCGGTTCCGTCGAGGTCGAAGTCATCCCCGCCCCCGAAGGGCTAGGGCTGGCCGCCAGCGACACCGTCCGTCACGTCCTCGAACTGGCCGGCATCGAGAACGCCTGGACGAAGAGCCACGGCAACACTCGAACGACGGTCAACCTCGCGAAAGCGACATACAACGCGCTCGAGAACGCTTCTCAGTCGCGTCATCCGCAACGGCGGAGCAACCGAAACCGAGACGAAGCCGAGGTGGCTGACCAATGA